In Paenibacillus algicola, a genomic segment contains:
- a CDS encoding sensor histidine kinase, with amino-acid sequence MLGAIIILAAQLNPKFKDMESPDTSTIIVAPKQGYADLSAWNPGSQGTLLLDGEWEFYWDQLLEPADFASNEPSNLDPLWVQVPMPWTEYIMNGQPLPHEGYATYRLQVLLPKAWTAPRQTLGIYPKSIASAYEIWINGSLRGGNGTVGTEREDTHPKSYPDTIYFEPVTGWNDIVIQVANFHQRNSGIWQGMELGTSESISRLRTSRVAAQIFVIGIFFMMSMYYFFVYFNRRKEVSVLLFGGLCLSVGIRTIVLGESTALYFLPGLSWEWAVKAEYISISMVALTLIFFVNREYPQESVSWAPRTAGIVLAGFILFFLLTPARIYTHYLSLFIWGLLFPVLMYTLFVYILSAVRRRRGSLTTALGFLFFTLFALNDMLFYTGLLATDDLLSIGLLGFLITQALNLSARFSRAIAEKEQLAEQLWQSNRSLERTVAERTYSLQQSNASLQEANHKMADLEKFRVRLLSNISHELGTPITSIKGFAKALRDGIITADAPKYANRIYERSILMERMIHDLIELSKLETNQITFQMEELAPVVFFKELFQKYEWEIEDKGIQCVILVPAEPALPWVLSGDPLRLEQVLSNLISNALRFTEPGGCITLRLVLGGIEGNRPAALVTVEDTGIGIEPELHQHIFERFAQARQPSSKAQGSGLGLAICKEIVHYHHGEIKVRSDPGKGSAFCLELPLKLAQQGEVHSK; translated from the coding sequence ATGTTGGGCGCTATTATCATTCTTGCCGCACAATTAAATCCAAAGTTCAAAGACATGGAAAGCCCGGACACTTCAACGATCATCGTGGCACCAAAGCAGGGCTATGCCGACTTGTCGGCATGGAACCCCGGCAGTCAAGGGACTCTTTTGCTGGATGGGGAATGGGAATTTTATTGGGATCAGCTGCTGGAGCCGGCGGACTTTGCTTCGAATGAGCCTTCCAATCTGGATCCGCTATGGGTTCAGGTGCCAATGCCGTGGACGGAATACATCATGAATGGACAACCTCTGCCTCACGAAGGCTATGCTACATACCGACTGCAAGTGCTGCTGCCTAAAGCCTGGACCGCCCCCCGCCAGACGCTCGGCATTTACCCGAAGAGCATTGCTTCGGCATATGAGATCTGGATTAATGGCTCGCTGAGGGGCGGCAACGGAACGGTGGGAACCGAGCGGGAGGACACCCATCCCAAAAGCTATCCCGATACGATTTATTTCGAACCTGTAACGGGCTGGAATGATATTGTGATTCAGGTTGCGAACTTTCATCAGCGCAACAGCGGAATCTGGCAGGGAATGGAGCTCGGTACCTCGGAGTCGATCTCCAGGCTGCGGACGTCCCGGGTGGCGGCCCAAATTTTTGTGATCGGGATTTTTTTCATGATGTCAATGTATTATTTCTTTGTGTATTTCAACCGGAGAAAAGAGGTTTCTGTGCTCCTGTTTGGCGGTCTCTGTCTATCCGTGGGTATCCGGACCATCGTATTGGGTGAATCCACAGCACTCTACTTTCTGCCGGGACTGTCTTGGGAGTGGGCGGTCAAGGCGGAGTACATCTCGATATCAATGGTTGCGCTCACGCTTATTTTCTTCGTGAACCGGGAGTATCCGCAGGAGTCAGTGTCCTGGGCGCCTCGTACAGCGGGGATTGTGCTTGCCGGCTTTATCCTGTTCTTTCTGCTGACCCCTGCCCGGATCTACACCCACTATTTGTCGCTGTTTATTTGGGGTCTGCTGTTTCCGGTTCTGATGTACACGCTGTTTGTTTATATCCTCTCTGCCGTGAGGCGCAGAAGAGGCTCACTCACGACGGCGCTCGGATTTCTGTTCTTCACGCTATTTGCACTCAATGACATGCTGTTTTACACCGGCCTGCTGGCAACCGATGATCTGCTGTCCATCGGTCTGCTAGGCTTTCTGATCACGCAGGCGTTGAATTTATCCGCGCGCTTCTCCCGGGCGATTGCGGAGAAGGAGCAGCTGGCCGAGCAGCTTTGGCAAAGTAACCGTTCCCTGGAGCGGACGGTGGCAGAGAGGACGTATTCTCTGCAGCAGAGTAATGCCAGTCTTCAAGAGGCCAATCACAAGATGGCAGATTTGGAGAAATTCCGCGTCCGGCTGCTGTCCAACATCTCGCATGAGCTTGGCACACCGATTACGTCGATCAAGGGCTTTGCCAAGGCGCTGCGGGATGGAATCATAACGGCTGATGCGCCTAAATATGCCAACCGGATCTATGAGCGCTCTATTCTAATGGAGCGGATGATCCATGATCTCATCGAGCTGAGCAAGCTGGAGACAAATCAGATCACGTTCCAGATGGAGGAGCTTGCCCCCGTTGTTTTTTTCAAGGAGCTGTTTCAGAAGTATGAGTGGGAGATCGAAGACAAAGGCATTCAATGCGTTATCCTCGTTCCGGCAGAGCCTGCGCTGCCCTGGGTTCTTTCGGGTGATCCGCTCCGCCTGGAGCAGGTGCTGTCTAATCTGATTTCCAATGCACTCAGGTTTACCGAGCCGGGGGGCTGTATTACACTGCGTCTTGTGCTGGGTGGCATCGAAGGAAACAGACCTGCGGCGCTGGTGACTGTAGAGGATACCGGGATCGGAATTGAGCCCGAGCTTCATCAGCACATTTTTGAACGGTTCGCCCAGGCGAGACAGCCTTCATCCAAAGCTCAAGGCTCCGGATTGGGGCTGGCGATCTGCAAAGAGATTGTTCATTACCATCATGGAGAGATCAAGGTCAGGAGCGATCCGGGAAAAGGCAGTGCTTTTTGCTTGGAGCTGCCATTGAAGCTTGCACAACAAGGGGAGGTGCACAGTAAATAA